From Aegilops tauschii subsp. strangulata cultivar AL8/78 chromosome 5, Aet v6.0, whole genome shotgun sequence:
AACTTCGTGCTACAGTGATAAACAATGCACAACGGCAGCTAGAATAGCTACGGTGAACGGTGTGTCTAGCTCTCATGCCCCATGCCATCGCTAGTGTTGCCTTGGCCTGCCCTGGGCATGTATATAGCGCGTGCACTCGTGAGTATGTCTATGACTTGTGACAATGTGGCAAAGTTGTACAAAAGAACTCAACCCTTTTTAGTTGGTACATAATATGTTCCTACATGATGACCATCTGTCTCAAAACATAAAAAAAGAAAATCATCTCTTTGTTAACGAAAAGCAAAGAACCTTCCAATAAATGTAAGTTAATTAATGAGGTTTCACTTGATCAACATGCTCAGTCCTAGCTTTTGCTCCACAACTTGAAATACATTGCTCATTTGACTTATCTTGAAGAGCTAGCCACGATAAATTCAAATATCAAAATAAATTTAAATTTTCACACTATACCAAGTCTATAGAAGCCATAAAAGGATTGGTGTGCATTGATGCATGATTGTGATTACTTTGTACATATATTTTGAATTTTTTGTAAACATATTATGGCAGAGAACTTTGTTGTGCTGGTGATCTATGTTGTTGTCAAGCAATAAGGGCGGCGAAGAACATGCATTTGTCATGAGAAATCCTGAACCGTTGAAACATTCATCAATTCATAACAGATGTCACTTAGACTACAAGTCTACAAGCATTTAAAATCATGGATGCATCCATGTTTTCCTACAAAAGGACGATCTTGTATTTTTCTTTCTCTGAACTTGAAAAGAAAAGATGAGCATATTGTCTTGCAAGTAACTTCATGCATGCGGTTTTGTGACAGTCGTCACATGCTGATTTAATTTAGTTCTACTGCAATATCCTAATGGACTGTTGAGCCAACTGCTAGATTTCCCTCTAAACGAGATGGTAACTCATCAAGAAACTACAATAAATCCAAAACATTCCAGATTTCACCCAAAATGAGAGTTCGACAAACTACCGCCAGCTTCTATCCTAATATAGTGCAACCCCTCCATCTATTAGTTTCAGAAAACCTGAGAAGTAGAGAAAACATATTAGAGATGTTTGACTCAACATGGAAAAGAAAACGAATAAATGGaataaacaccaaataacatctGGACCACATGTTTACTTATAGCACCAAATTACATCATTATAAGTTGTTTGAAAGTAATAAGCTTCAGTTTTAGACTTCTTAACAGTTGTTGGTAAAAAtttaagaaaaagaaaagagCAGTCGCCATTAGGACAAGGAAGCACGATGCGTCTTGAGTACTCACAATGCCAATGGATGACTAATAATGGAAGCATTAGTTAAGAGACTAAGATAGTTCCCAACCAGAGATACATAAGCTGGTAGACTGATGCCCATTCACGACTTCTAGGCGCTACTGACCAGATCATCTGTCACTTCCATGCCATCCTTCTTGCCTGAAAAAAGTTTTCTCTGTCAAGATACAGGAAGTTGAATAACAGATACAATCTATGTTAACTCGGAACAATTTTGTACGGTGTAAACTACGTGTTGCTTATAAGAAATGTGCCAGCGGACAGGACTCATACATAGAACAGGCTATCAAGAATTCAGCACAGCTCATTGCTCATATAGCTTGACACTGATCAGAGGAACAAAATTTCTTTTCAAGCCAAAAGTTGGGTGATCAGTTGAATAAACAAGAGTACAACAGCCATTAACTGAAAACGACATATAGAGATGTGGAAATAACATGTAGAACATGTACATGTGTAAATTCAAAATTCACAGAAACCAAAGGGGATGATGTATGTGTGTTTAGACACCATCCTCAACTGCAACATATCACCGAAAGAGACCGCTGCTAGCTAATTAAGAGATGCATTACCTGTTTGTGACACAAGATTTGAACACCATATGAGTTTTATGAACAGAGTACTGGTGTGAATACACATGATTTCAGGCTTCAGAAAAATGTACCATTGTGATCAGCTAATCGGATATGATTGGAGCACTCGCTTGTATGAATACCGCTGCTTAACACAGTAAACGCATACATCTCCCAGCACACCCAAACATCAAGTCGGTCTAGCTAGATCGATAGCACCAATCCTAGTCTCTGATTCCAATTCATGTTTGGATCTTACATTCTTACTCACAATGTCAATTCCTCACCACCATCTACAACATGCTCACAACATTGTTACCAATCACAAAATTCATCCATTTGTATGTTTCCACCCACATTACTATAAAATTCTCCCCAAGCTAGCACAGAACATCTGAAGCAATGCTGCAACAAATGCAAAACTGAAAACGTAAGAAAATTGGTAGGTACCTTGGGCGGGGATCCGGCTTGATCCAAGCCAGTGTGGAAGCACGCATGGTACAAGAGAAACGTACTCTCCTTGAAGCCGACAGCCCCCAATCACATTCCCATTATGCATGTCCACGACGACGACGTCCTTGCCGACCTTGAGGTAAATGATGTTGGCGTCGACGGGGTCAAGGACGGCGATCTGCGGCGCCGCCTGTGCCGAGTAGCCTCCGTCCGCCAACACCTGCCTGAGCGACACCTGGTGCTCCAGCTTCCAGCCGCTGCCCTCGTCGTCGTCGAGCGCATATGAGCTGAGCAGAAACGGCCCGCCCGGAGTCACCTCGGCGTAGCGCAGCCTCCCCTCGCTCACGCCGATGCGCCGGCGATTGGTCACCTCCATAATGAGCAGCCCCCGTTCCTCGACCTTGCAGGGGTCTGCTTCGTCCACACGTGCAGGCGCAGGCAGCACGCTGCCGCTGGGCAGCTCGACGAAGCGGATCTCCGGCCGGTCGGCGAACGGGTCGACGGAGACGGCACCCAAGGTCAGGTCGACCCACCACAGCCGGCCGCCGAAGGCAACCGTCTCCTGGTTCATCTCTATCGGGCGCGGGAGCGATGGATTGCCATGGACCGGCCGTACCGCCCTCCACTTCCCTTCCTCAGAGAGAAACCGCAAGATGGCGGCGCCATTGAGGACGAAGTCGGCGACGGCGAACCTGTCGGGCGGCCCGCACCCGAGCCCCCCGTCGGCCTGGGTGAGGAGGCCC
This genomic window contains:
- the LOC109781912 gene encoding uncharacterized protein, which translates into the protein MSLRRLVARSLSTADLSGRLSPLSTAVAVPGRSLSTADLAGRRRTHPPWAIIHDTSEVDRSSSAPGARFRPVDPPGVSHIFAPAHLIDPTERPHAGSSDDVLRYIGGNVVQLLFGNVGATSGDGHLLLSYHDLRAEGPCTRWDLAEDPEAHRFVCNPLTGQMLRLPDIGGSRRNYALHSMGLLTQADGGLGCGPPDRFAVADFVLNGAAILRFLSEEGKWRAVRPVHGNPSLPRPIEMNQETVAFGGRLWWVDLTLGAVSVDPFADRPEIRFVELPSGSVLPAPARVDEADPCKVEERGLLIMEVTNRRRIGVSEGRLRYAEVTPGGPFLLSSYALDDDEGSGWKLEHQVSLRQVLADGGYSAQAAPQIAVLDPVDANIIYLKVGKDVVVVDMHNGNVIGGCRLQGEYVSLVPCVLPHWLGSSRIPAQGKKDGMEVTDDLVSSA